AGCCAAAtcgtttataaaaaatatttataagatcatttATTAGTTACAGACTGTGCCTAAATGATATATTTGAACAGGCTATCCCCGGTAACTAATGAAACAGCCGATTCGCTACTCAACTTTATTTACTGGCTGTAACCGGTTATCTCCAATCTGAGTATGTAAAGGGAACACACACCTCTGCTTTAAAGAACCCTAATTTTCAAATTTCGAACTTGCGCTCTCTTCTCCACCCTTCACTTGAATCTCATTGTCGttctccacctctctctctctctatctcttacCACTTCTCGAGATGGGAGCAGCTCACAGTCACGAAGATCTAGAGATCTGTGAATCAGACGAAGAGGAATACGAAGAGTACGAAGAACGAAGAgaacaacaagaagaagaagacgagttCGTCGACTCCAGGGACGACGATTCGTTTGCCCCATCCTCCTCTCGTCTCCCTCCTTCATCATCTCTAGACGACGTCGAATCAAAGCTCCGAGCTTTAAAGCTCAAATACCCCTCAACCCAACAGCAAGCTCAAACCTCGACTAAGCTCTTCCGCTACATCAACGGAAACACCCCCAAAGCCAAATGGGTCACCGCCGAGAAGCTCACCTCTTACTCCTTCGTCAAGACCTCACAACACGACGAGGATcaagacgacgacgacgacgacagGAATCGAGACTCGGAGAAGGAGTGGTGGGTTCTCAAAGTCGGGAGGAGCAAGATCCGTGAAAAGGTCTCCGACGAGATGCAGTTGAAGGCGTACAAAGACCAACGCCGAGTCGATTTCGTCGCTAAAGGAGTCTGGGCGTTGAGATTCGGCACCGTCGAAGACTTCGCCGCCTTTGTGAGGAGCTACAACAACTGCTTGTTTGAGAACAATCATGGAGTTGAGTTTAACGAAGCGAGTAAAGCTAAGATCTTTGGTAAAGATTTCATCGGTTGGGCTAATCCTGAAGCTGCTGATGATTCCATGTGGGAAGACGCTGATGATCTACTGCTTAATAGTCCACAGTCCGCTACTCCGGTGAGAGATACGCAGGATCTCACGGAGGCTTTTGAGGAAGCTACGAGCGAGGGGATACATAGCTTAGCTCTAGGTGCGTTGGATAATAGTTTTTTAGTGGGTGGTTCTGGTATTCAGGTGTTCAAGAACATGAGGCAAGGGATTCAAGGGAAAGCTGTTTGTGTTAACTTTGAGGATGGTTACGGTGGGGCTCACTCTGCCCCGAGGAAGGCTCTTCTCATGAGAGCTGAGACTAATATGTTGCTAATGAGTCCCGTGAGTCAGAACAAAGGGATCCATCAGCTTGATATTGAGACAGGGAAGGTTATCTCTGAGTGGAAGTTTGAGAAAGATGGAGTTGATATCTCTATGAGTGACATTACTAACGATGGTAAAGGTGCTCAGCTGGACCCGTCTGCGTCGACCTTTCTTGGTTTGGATAACAA
The sequence above is drawn from the Brassica napus cultivar Da-Ae chromosome A8, Da-Ae, whole genome shotgun sequence genome and encodes:
- the LOC106406099 gene encoding protein CYPRO4-like; the protein is MGAAHSHEDLEICESDEEEYEEYEERREQQEEEDEFVDSRDDDSFAPSSSRLPPSSSLDDVESKLRALKLKYPSTQQQAQTSTKLFRYINGNTPKAKWVTAEKLTSYSFVKTSQHDEDQDDDDDDRNRDSEKEWWVLKVGRSKIREKVSDEMQLKAYKDQRRVDFVAKGVWALRFGTVEDFAAFVRSYNNCLFENNHGVEFNEASKAKIFGKDFIGWANPEAADDSMWEDADDLLLNSPQSATPVRDTQDLTEAFEEATSEGIHSLALGALDNSFLVGGSGIQVFKNMRQGIQGKAVCVNFEDGYGGAHSAPRKALLMRAETNMLLMSPVSQNKGIHQLDIETGKVISEWKFEKDGVDISMSDITNDGKGAQLDPSASTFLGLDNNRLCRWDMRDRYGMVQDLATANAPVLSWAQGHQFSRGTNFQCFATTGDGSIVVGSLDGKIRLYSSNTMRQAKTAFPGLGAPVTHVDATYDGKWIVGTTDTYLIVICTLFTDKAGKTKTGFEGRMGNKIAAPRLLKLRPLDAHLAGSNNKFRNAQFSWVTEDGKQERHVVATVGKFSVIWNFQQVKNGSHECYHEQEGLKKCYCYKIVLRNESIVDSRFMNDNFAVSGSPEAPLVIATPMKVSSFSLSSKR